From Streptomyces sp. SAI-135:
CGCTGTACACCGACCCCGACCGGACCACCCGGCGGTACGCCTACCGCCTGGCCGTCGAGGAGGGGTACCTGTCCCCAGCCGAACTCGCCCGCGCCGCCGCCCGGGAGACCGACACGGTCATCCAGTCCCTGTGCGCGGACGCGGCCCTCGCGGGGCTCGCGCAGCTGGACGCGGACGGGCAGGCCGGCCCCGCCCGCGACGGCGTACTCGCACCGCTGCTCGGTGCCCGCGGGGCGCAGCCCCGGGCCGCTGGGGTCACCGCGTTGCGGCGGGCCGGGCGGAGTGCGGAGGCGGAAGGCTTTCTCGGCGACCGGGCCGGGGTGGTGCGGGCCTGTGCCCGGTATGTCCTGCGGCAGGCTGGAGGCGATCCGCACGCCTGGTACCGGGAGCGTTGCGGGAGGGGTGATCTCGCGCTGCCGGCCGGGGCGGTGAGCGGGCTCGCGGAGTGCGGGGTACGGGCCGATGCCGGACTGTTGTGGGCGCTCACCTCGCATGCGGTGGCGGCGGTGCGGGCCCGGGCCGTGGGCGGGCTGCGGGCGCTGGACGCGACGGACGTGGCGCGGATGCGGGAGCTGCTCGACGACCCCGCGCCCGGTGTCGTACGTGAGGCGGCCCTCGCGCTGCTGCCGTCCGCCCGGATGCTGGACGAGCGGTGGCTGATGCGGCGGCTGGCCGCGGAGCAGCCCCGACAGGTTCGGGTCTCGGCGTTCCGGCTGCTCAACGCGCATGAAGGGCTCGTACGGCTGCGGGCGGCGGTCGCGCTGCTCGACGAGCCGGACGACCGGCTGCGGTACTGGGCCCGGCAGTCCGTGGAGCGTTGGCGTCCCACGGCCGATGTGCCGCGAGGGTCCGCGGAGGTCGGGGAGCTGCTGGAACGGGCACGCCTCTTCCCCACGTCCACGCTGAAACGGCTCAAGTGGGAGGCCGGGATCAAGGCCTGAGTTTTGCTGGTCCTAGGGCCGATCGGGGCCGCCTCATGGGTGGGGGCGGGTGCACACTGAAGGTGGGGCGAGTGCCTGACTGCGGGGTGGTGGAGATGCGGAGTCGTTTCCGGAGCGACCGGCGCCTGACCGTGCGGATGACGGTCACGATGTTCCTGCTCGGGCTGCTGTACGTGGCGTTCGTCGTCGCGTTGATCGTGGTGCTGAAGTCCTGGGTGCTGGTGGTGGGGCTGCTCGCCGTGATGTTCGTGGCGCAGTTCTGGTTCTCCGACAAGATCGCGATGTTCGCGATGCGCGGGCGGGTCGTGGGGCCCGAGGAGTATCCCGAACTGCATGCCGTGGTCGACCGGTTGTGCGCCCTCGCGGACATGCCCAAGCCCGTGGTCGCGGTCTCCACGATGGGCATGCCGAACGCGTTCGCCACCGGCCGCAACCCGGACAACGCCGTGGTGTGCGTGACGACCGGGCTGCTCGACCGGCTGGAGCCCGCCGAGCTGGAGGGCGTGCTGGCGCACGAGTTGTCGCACGTGGCGCACAAGGACGTCGCCGTGATCACCATCGCGTCCTTCCTCGGGGTGATCGCCGGGCTGATCGTGCGGTTCGCGTTCTACAGCCAGCTGTTCGGCGGGCGGAAGGACCAGAACACCGTCGTGGTCTTCGCCGCCGTGATGGGTGTCTCGGCGGCCGTGTACGCGCTCAGCTTCGTGCTGATCAGGGCACTGTCCCGGTACCGTGAGCTGGCGGCGGACCGGGCCGCGGCCCTCCTCACCGGCCGGCCCTCGGCCCTGGCCTCCGCGCTCACCAAGGTCTCCGGGGAGATCGCCCGCATCCCCACCAAGGACCTGCGCGCCGCCCAGGCCTTCAACGCCTTCTACTTCACCCCCGCCACCGGCAAGGAGCCCGGCATCGAGCGGTTCTTCTCCACCCACCCGTCCCTGGACCAGCGGCTGGAGCAACTGGGGCGGATCTCCACGGAGTTGGGTGAGCCCGCGGAGCCCGGGAAGGCGGGCTGAGGATGGGGCTGCTGGACATCCTGCTCGGGCGCACGAAGCCCGTCGCGCCCGATCTCGACCAGCTCTTCGCGCTGCCGTCGGCGGCCGTCACCCTGGAGGCGGCCGTCTCCTTCACGCCGACCGGCCGCGGTGCGGTGTGCTTGGCCACGGTCGAGGGCGCGGCCTTCGAGCAGACGCACCGGGAGGTCCAGGCCCTGCTGGACGCGGACGCCGACCGGGACGGCCCGCCCGTGGAACTCGTCAGGGACGGCTTCGGCTACTCCTGGCTGGTCTCCGAGCGGGTCCCGGAGCAGCTGCCGCAACTGGTCAACGACCTGCACGCGGTG
This genomic window contains:
- the htpX gene encoding zinc metalloprotease HtpX, with translation MRSRFRSDRRLTVRMTVTMFLLGLLYVAFVVALIVVLKSWVLVVGLLAVMFVAQFWFSDKIAMFAMRGRVVGPEEYPELHAVVDRLCALADMPKPVVAVSTMGMPNAFATGRNPDNAVVCVTTGLLDRLEPAELEGVLAHELSHVAHKDVAVITIASFLGVIAGLIVRFAFYSQLFGGRKDQNTVVVFAAVMGVSAAVYALSFVLIRALSRYRELAADRAAALLTGRPSALASALTKVSGEIARIPTKDLRAAQAFNAFYFTPATGKEPGIERFFSTHPSLDQRLEQLGRISTELGEPAEPGKAG